A genomic segment from Vidua macroura isolate BioBank_ID:100142 chromosome Z, ASM2450914v1, whole genome shotgun sequence encodes:
- the TMEM267 gene encoding transmembrane protein 267 isoform X2: MLPVFLHDKVIPSTGRLIVYSDHKVHAVFWDRITLTMVWDFSSSCSEIQINEDVGWCKLTTPDGLQQLIQISRPGVYERYIRTAIEWCRSLNERKEIAEYTAHSVTEENWSADAELEKIQRFNSLVLLDNSNILKGTSAAKSNPSGITVRKKENGGETELNEGCVLEALEKTSKVIQDIESLLATSGR, encoded by the exons ATGTTGCCAGTTTTTCTGCATGACAAAGTtattcccagcacaggaagactGATTGTGTACTCAGATCATAAAGTCCATGCTGTTTTTTGGGATAGGATAACCCTGACTATGGTTTGGGATTTCAGCTCTTCCTGTAGTGAGATCCAG ataAATGAAGATGTAGGCTGGTGTAAGTTAACTACTCCTGATGGGCTACAGCAGCTAATACAAATAAGTCGTCCTGGAGTCTATGAAAG ATACATCAGAACAGCAATAGAATGGTGCAGAAGTTTGAATGAAAGGAAAGAGATTGCTGAATATACTGCACACTCTGTAACTGAAGAAAATTG gtCTGCTGATGCTGAGcttgaaaaaatacagagatttaATT CACTAGTTTTATTAGACAATAGCAACATTCTGAAAGGGACATCTGCTGCAAAATCCAATCCGTCTGGTATcactgtcagaaaaaaagaaaatgggggTGAGACAGAACTCAATGAAGGTTGCGTCTTGGAGGCATTGGAAAAAACTTCGAAAGTCATTCAGGATATTGAATCTCTGCTTGCTACTTCTGGGAGATGA